A window of Juglans regia cultivar Chandler chromosome 7, Walnut 2.0, whole genome shotgun sequence contains these coding sequences:
- the LOC108991876 gene encoding inactive receptor-like serine/threonine-protein kinase At2g40270: protein MEQNWKLGLFVVVVVMYFLCQSFHWSWCLNDEGLALLRFRERVVSDPLGALSNWKEEDVDVDPCSWFGVACSDGKVVVLNVDQTEGTVRRRLSENKNKTKSPPPPSPSPSPSPTPRPEKQPPAGQRSSSKKSAPPPSSYPSLAPPPRESTPLLPRSSSSNRRRVAILAGGIGGTILILVIGVYLCIINKVATVKPWAPGLSGQLQKAFVTGVSKIKRSELEAACEDFSNVIGSSPIGTLYKGTLSSGVEIAVASVAAPSAKGWLNSLEAQFRKKIDTLSKVNHKNFVNLLGYCQEDKPFTRMMVFEYAPNGTLFEHLHIKEAEHLDWGMRLRIAMGMAYCLEHMHQLNPPIAHNNLNSSAISLTEDYAAKISEFTFSNEIVAAEIESSGLNNLHTPSACPESNVYSFGVILFEIATGRLPYSVNNASLEDWASAYLSGEEPLREMVDPTLTSFQEEQLELIGEVLKSCVHPDSKHRPSMREVCVRLSAITGITPEAANPKLSPLWWAELEIASADAS from the exons ATGGAGCAGAACTGGAAACTGGGCCTTTTCGTAGTTGTCGTGGTGATGTACTTCTTGTGTCAGAGTTTCCATTGGAGTTGGTGTCTCAACGACGAAG GTTTGGCTCTGCTGAGGTTTAGAGAGAGAGTAGTGAGTGATCCGCTTGGCGCGTTATCAAATTGGAAAGAGGAAGATGTAGATGTTGATCCATGTTCGTGGTTTGGGGTTGCATGCTCAGATGGAAAAGTTGTGGTCTt GAATGTAGACCAAACTGAAGGGACAGTTCGCAGGAGACTGtcggaaaacaaaaacaaaaccaaatcacCACCTCCCCCCTCACCATCCCCATCCCCATCACCTACGCCAAGGCCAGAAAAGCAGCCTCCTGCTGGACAACGTTCATCTTCTAAAAAAAGTGCTCCACCTCCATCTTCCTACCCTTCGCTAGCGCCTCCGCCCAGAGAAAGCACCCCGTTATTGCCGAGAAGCTCCTCTTCAAATCGTCGCAGAGTTGCAATATTGGCTGGAGGAATAGGGGGCACCATTCTAATTTTAGTCATTGGTGTATATCTATGTATAATCAATAAGGTAGCTACTGTTAAACCTTGGGCCCCAGGATTAAGCGGACAGCTTCAGAAAGCATTTGTAACTG GTGTGTCAAAGATCAAGAGATCAGAGCTTGAAGCAGCTTGTGAAGATTTCAGTAACGTAATAGGTTCTTCGCCAATTGGTACATTGTACAAAGGGACACTCTCTAGCGGAGTCGAAATTGCTGTGGCCTCTGTGGCAGCGCCATCTGCCAAGGGTTGGTTAAACAGTTTAGAAGCACAGTTTAGAAAGAAG ATTGACACATTATCAAAAGTCAACCACAAAAATTTTGTCAACCTTCTTGGATATTGTCAGGAAGACAAACCTTTCACCAGAATGATGGTATTCGAATATGCTCCAAATGGAACACTTTTTGAGCATTTACACA TAAAAGAGGCCGAACACTTGGACTGGGGAATGCGATTGAGAATTGCAATGGGAATGGCCTACTGTCTCGAGCATATGCACCAGCTGAACCCACCTATAGCCCACAACAACTTGAACTCGTCAGCTATCAGTCTCACTGAGGATTATGCGGCCAAGATCTCGGAGTTTACTTTCTCGAATGAGATAGTTGCAGCTGAGATAGAATCATCTGGATTAAACAATTTGCATACACCATCAGCATGCCCGGAAAGTAATGTTTATAGCTTTGGTGTGATATTGTTTGAAATTGCTACTGGTAGGCTCCCTTACTCCGTGAACAATGCCTCACTTGAAGACTGGGCATCTGCTTATTTAAGTGGGGAGGAACCGCTTAGAGAAATGGTTGACCCAACTTTGACATCCTTCCAAGAGGAGCAACTGGAGCTAATAGGTGAAGTGCTAAAATCTTGTGTCCACCCTGATTCTAAACACAGACCGTCAATGAGAGAAGTCTGTGTAAGATTGAGCGCCATAACTGGAATAACGCCTGAAGCAGCGAATCCAAAACTTTCTCCCCTTTGGTGGGCAGAACTTGAGATTGCGTCTGCAGATGCAAGCTAG
- the LOC108991795 gene encoding non-classical arabinogalactan protein 30, whose translation MASSQLLILLSLFMLLQLAFPSITAAEQEKKIDVVVEGMVYCQSCEQAGTWSLLGAKPIPAAKVSVVCKNHQDQVSYYKVFETDGNGYFYAQFKGFKMSQCLLEHPLQACHVKPVSSPLQNCNHLTNVNYGLYGSTLRYETKKLLGSNYEAVIYAAGPLAFWPDHCPLPSHV comes from the coding sequence ATGGCAAGCAGCCAGCTCTTAATCCTCTTATCATTGTTCATGCTCCTCCAGTTGGCTTTCCCTAGCATTACGGCTGCTGAGCAAGAGAAGAAGATCGATGTGGTGGTGGAAGGCATGGTGTACTGCCAGAGCTGTGAGCAAGCTGGAACATGGTCTTTGTTGGGGGCAAAGCCAATCCCTGCTGCCAAGGTCAGTGTCGTTTGCAAGAACCACCAGGACCAAGTCAGTTATTACAAGGTCTTCGAAACAGATGGGAACGGCTACTTCTACGCACAGTTCAAAGGCTTCAAAATGAGTCAATGTCTATTGGAACATCCACTCCAAGCTTGCCATGTTAAGCCCGTCTCTTCCCCTCTTCAAAACTGCAACCACCTCACCAATGTTAACTACGGTCTCTATGGCTCCACCCTTCGTTACGAGACCAAGAAATTATTAGGAAGCAACTATGAAGCCGTCATCTACGCTGCAGGGCCCTTGGCATTCTGGCCTGATCATTGCCCTCTCCCATCTCACGTCTAA